A window of Plantibacter sp. PA-3-X8 genomic DNA:
GGGGATCACCTCCTCGGCGGTCTCGGAGAAGACGCTCTCCTGTTCGGCGAGGTAGGACTCCCATGCCTCGGCGTCCCAGATCTCCGCGCGGCTGCCGGCGCCGATGACCACGAGGTCGCGGCTGAGCCCGGCGTACTGGCGGAGGTTGGACGGAATGGTCACGCGGTGCTGCTTGTCGGGGGTCTCGGCGCTCGCTCCGGAGAGGAACACGCGCAGGTAGTCGCGAGCCTGCTTGCTGGTGACCGGAGCCTGGCGGATCTTCTCGTGGAGCGCCTCGAACTCCCGCGTGCTGAAGACGTAGATGCAGTGCTCCTGGCCTCGAGTCATGACGACCCCGCCGGAGAGCTCATCGCGGAACTTCGCCGGCAGGATGATGCGGCCTTTTTCGTCGAGTTTGGGGGCGTGACTACCGAGGAACATACGCCCCCGCCCCCAATCGTTCTGGCCAACATCTTGGTTGGGCTCCACTTTACTCCACTTTGCACCACCGATGCAGCACATTCCCCCACATTGGACCATTTGCTCATGAAAAAACCCCGCAAAGTCAGGACTCTGCGGGGTGGAGGGAAATGGAGGGGTTTTGCCATACTCGGGACGATCAGGGAGGGCCCGAAACGACGAAACGGGGCCGATCCGAAGATCGGCCCCGTTTGGAGTCGTGGTGCGGCGGCGCCGCGAGGGAGGGAAGTGGAGTCAGGTGGCCGACCGAGGAGCGACCAGGAGACCGGGCCTCGCTACCGCTCGTCGCCCGACTGGCGCTTGTCCCAGCGGTCGTTGAAGCGGTCCATCAGACGCGAGGACTTCTGTCCTGCCGGCGCAGCCTGACGAGGTCGCGGCTGTTCGAGTGGAGCCCGGGTCGGCTTCGTCGCCACGAGCACGCCCGTGAGCATGATCGCGAACCCGAGCAGACCGACGATGGGCTGCTGGATCACGACTCCGAGCACGAGGCCGATCGCCCCGACCACCGCGATGAGGGAGCCGAGCGCGATTCCGCGGTAACTCGGTTTGCCCGCGCCAGCGCTGACCTTGGAGACGAAATCGGCATCGCTGCGGTAGAGGTGGCGTTCCATCTCATCGAGGAGCCGTTGCTCCTGCTCTGAAAGTGGCATCTGATTCCCCTCAAGGTCACACGACGCGACGTTGTTGATCGAGTCTAGCCACCGAAGCATGACTAGGCTAGGTGCGTGATCGAAAGCAATGAACTCGCCACCCTGGTGGGCCGCGGGCTCTCCGACTTTCTCTCCTCGCGAAGCTCCATTGTCGCGCAGATCGGCCCGGAGCTCTCCCCGTTCCTCGACTTCTCCCGGGAATTTCTCAGCGGTGGGAAGCGGTTCCGAGCACAGTTCTGCTTCCGGGGCTGGCAGGCCGTCTCGACCGGGAGGCACGCCAGCGGCCAGGGCGGCCTCGAGACCGTCATCGCGACGTGTGGAGCACTCGAGCTGTTCCACGCCGCGGCGCTCGTCCACGACGACATCATCGACAACTCCGACACCCGCCGGGGTGCACCGTCGGCTCACGTCTCCTTCGCGGAGTTGCACCGTCGCAGCCGATGGGACGGCGACCCGACCACCTTCGGCACCGGAGCCGCCACACTCCTCGGCGACCTGCTCCTCGGCTGGAGCGACGAACTCCTCGACGACGGACTCGACCAGCTGGACGACCGCACCGCCGCTCGCGCAGCGCGGGCCGAGTTCAACCGGATGCGGACCGAGGTCACGGCCGGCCAGTACCTCGACATCCTCGAGGAGCGCGCCTGGCGCGACGCCGCCGACGACGAACAGCGCCGCCGGGCCGAGCGCGTCCTGATCTTCAAATCGGCCAAGTACAGCATCGAGTCCCCGCTCGCGCTCGGGGCGCTCCTCGGTGGCGGGAACGAGCAGCAGCTCGCGTCGCTCCGCGGGTACGGCCTCCCCCTCGGCATCGCCTTCCAGCTGCGCGACGACCTCCTCGGCGTCTACGGCGATCCCGCCGTGACCGGCAAGCCGAGTGGCGACGACCTCCGCGAAGGGAAGCGAACCATCCTCATCGCGCTCACGAGGGAGGCCCTCCAGCCGGGCGCGCG
This region includes:
- a CDS encoding polyprenyl synthetase family protein; amino-acid sequence: MIESNELATLVGRGLSDFLSSRSSIVAQIGPELSPFLDFSREFLSGGKRFRAQFCFRGWQAVSTGRHASGQGGLETVIATCGALELFHAAALVHDDIIDNSDTRRGAPSAHVSFAELHRRSRWDGDPTTFGTGAATLLGDLLLGWSDELLDDGLDQLDDRTAARAARAEFNRMRTEVTAGQYLDILEERAWRDAADDEQRRRAERVLIFKSAKYSIESPLALGALLGGGNEQQLASLRGYGLPLGIAFQLRDDLLGVYGDPAVTGKPSGDDLREGKRTILIALTREALQPGARAILDELLGDPELDDDQIGLLQATIRDSGAVDQVEKLIQDHVARALSALGEAPINDDARAHLRGLAVAVARRET
- a CDS encoding DUF3040 domain-containing protein translates to MPLSEQEQRLLDEMERHLYRSDADFVSKVSAGAGKPSYRGIALGSLIAVVGAIGLVLGVVIQQPIVGLLGFAIMLTGVLVATKPTRAPLEQPRPRQAAPAGQKSSRLMDRFNDRWDKRQSGDER
- the mraZ gene encoding division/cell wall cluster transcriptional repressor MraZ, whose amino-acid sequence is MFLGSHAPKLDEKGRIILPAKFRDELSGGVVMTRGQEHCIYVFSTREFEALHEKIRQAPVTSKQARDYLRVFLSGASAETPDKQHRVTIPSNLRQYAGLSRDLVVIGAGSRAEIWDAEAWESYLAEQESVFSETAEEVIPGLF